The Sorex araneus isolate mSorAra2 chromosome 5, mSorAra2.pri, whole genome shotgun sequence genome has a segment encoding these proteins:
- the SFN gene encoding 14-3-3 protein sigma, producing MERASLIQKAKLAEQAERYEDMAAFMKSAVEKGEELSCEERNLLSVAYKNMVGGQRAAWRVLSSIEQKSHEEGSEEKGPEVQEYREKVETELRGVCDTVLGLLDSHLIKEAGDAESRVFYLKMKGDYYRYLAEVATGDDKKRIIDSARSAYQEAMDISKKEMPPTNPIRLGLALNFSVFHYEIANSPEEAISLAKTTFDEAMADLHTLSEDSYKDSTLIMQLLRDNLTLWTADNTGEEGGEVPEEQPQS from the coding sequence ATGGAGAGAGCCAGTCTGATCCAGAAGGCCAAGCTGGCAGAGCAGGCCGAGCGCTATGAGGACATGGCAGCCTTCATGAAGAGCGCCGTGGAGAAGGGCGAGGAGCTCTCCTGTGAGGAGCGGAACCTGCTCTCCGTGGCCTACAAGAACATGGTGGGCGGCCAGCGGGCAGCCTGGAGGGTCCTGTCCAGCATCGAGCAGAAAAGCCATGAAGAGGGCTCGGAAGAGAAAGGCCCTGAGGTGCAAGAGTACCGGGAGAAGGTGGAAACGGAGCTGCGGGGCGTGTGTGACACCGTGCTGGGCCTGCTGGACAGCCACCTCATCAAGGAGGCCGGGGATGCCGAAAGCCGGGTCTTCTACCTGAAGATGAAGGGCGACTACTACCGCTACCTGGCCGAGGTGGCCACCGGGGATGACAAGAAGCGCATCATTGACTCAGCCCGCTCTGCCTACCAGGAGGCCATGGACATCAGCAAGAAGGAGATGCCGCCCACCAACCCCATccgcctgggcctggccctgaaCTTTTCCGTCTTCCACTATGAGATCGCCAACAGCCCCGAGGAGGCCATCTCACTGGCCAAGACCACCTTCGACGAGGCCATGGCTGACCTGCACACCCTCAGCGAGGACTCCTACAAGGACAGCACCCTCATCATGCAGCTGCTGCGAGACAACCTGACGCTGTGGACGGCCGACAACACTGGGGAAGAGGGGGGTGAGGTTCCCGAAGAGCAGCCCCAGAGCTGA
- the GPN2 gene encoding GPN-loop GTPase 2, whose product MAGAAPATAFGQAVIGPPGSGKTTYCLGMSEFLRALGRRVAVVNLDPANEGLPYECAVDVSELVGLGDVMDALRLGPNGGLLYCMEYLEANLDWLRAKLDPLRGHYFLFDCPGQVELCTHHGALRSIFSQMAQWDLRLTAVHLVDSHYCTDPAKFISVLCTSLATMLHVELPHVNLLSKMDLIEHYGKLAFNLDYYTEVLDLSYLLDHLASDPFFRHYRQLNEKLVQLIEDYSLVSFIPLNIQDKDSIQRVLQAVDKANGYCFGVQEQRSLEAMMSAAMGADFHFPSTLGLQEKYLASSDQSVEQEAMQL is encoded by the exons ATGGCGGGGGCCGCCCCGGCCACGGCCTTCGGGCAGGCGGTGATCGGGCCGCCGGGCTCGGGGAAGACCACGTACTGCCTCGGCATGAGCGAGTTCCTGCGCGCGCTGGGCCGGCGCGTGGCGGTGGTGAACCTGGACCCGGCCAACGAGGGGCTGCCGTACGAGTGCGCCGTGGACGTGAGCGAGCTGGTGGGACTGGGCGATGTGATGGACGCGCTCCGGCTGGGGCCCAACGGCGGCCTGCTCTACTGCATGGAGTACTTGGAGGCCAACTTGGACTGGCTGCGTGCCAAGCTCGACCCCCTCCGAGGCCACTACTTTCTTTTCGACTGCCCGGGACAGGTGGAGCTCTGCACGCACCACGGCGCGCTGCGCAGCATTTTCTCCCAGATGGCGCAGTGGGACCTCAGG CTGACTGCTGTCCACCTGGTGGATTCTCACTACTGCACAGACCCAGCCAAGTTTATTTCGGTGCTGTGTACCTCCTTGGCCACCATGCTGCATGTGGAGCTGCCCCATGTCAACCTTCTCTCCAAGATGGACCTCATCGAGCACTATGGGAAGCTGG CCTTCAACTTGGACTACTACACAGAGGTCCTTGACCTATCCTACCTGCTTGATCACCTGGCCTCTGACCCTTTCTTCCGACATTACCGGCAGCTGAATGAGAAGCTGGTGCAGCTCATTGAAGACTACAGCCTGGtctccttcatccctctcaacATCCAG GATAAGGACAGTATTCAGCGAGTCCTGCAGGCTGTAGATAAAGCCAATGGCTACTGCTTCGGGGTTCAAGAGCAGCGAAGCCTAGAGGCCATGATGTCAGCTGCCATGGGAGCCGACTTCCACTTCCCCTC CACCCTGGGCCTCCAGGAGAAGTACCTGGCCTCCTCAGACCAATCCGTCGAGCAGGAAGCCATGCAGCTGTAG
- the GPATCH3 gene encoding G patch domain-containing protein 3 — protein MALPGEAEEEAVVYLIVSGIPSRLRSAQLRSYFSQFREQRDCGFLCFHYRHRPERAPPQVASDSSLPAGDQVLTQPSVTDGRALSTGDSAPSQTRTCCCVISIRGAAQAQKFLRMYSGRQWLDPQGTWLPGRCFVRRLRLPTEASGLDSFPFQTRKELQSRKAKSESFTLADLKQLPELNPPVLMPNGNVGTPLRIFLELIRSCRLPPRIITQLQLQFPKTGSSRHYGNVPFRYEDSEMVEQEEHVYTAEGAEIPQGTCLKDTPASFIGEPEEEGEKEEEEESHSDDDDDRGEEWERHEALHEDVTRQERTTERLFEEEIELKWEKGGSGLVFYTDAQFWQEEEGDFDEQTADDWDVDMSVYYDQDGGDKDARDSVRMRLERRLRDGQEDGSLVKRQVGNFERHTKGIGRRVMERQGWAEGQGLGSQCSGVPEALDSDGQHPRCKRGLGYHGEKLQPFGQMKKSRGTGLGLISTIYDEPLPQDQGESLLRRQPPTSIKFRTEMAFVRSSSRACESPSGPE, from the exons ATGGCGCTGCCCGGtgaggcggaggaggaggcagTAGTTTACTTAATAGTGAGCGGTATACCCTCCAGGTTGAGGTCGGCCCAGCTACGAAGCTACTTTAGCCAGTTTCGGGAGCAGCGAGACTGTGGTTTCCTCTGTTTCCACTACCGGCATCGGCCTGAGCGCGCCCCGCCGCAGGTTGCTTCCGACTCTTCCCTTCCTGCTGGCGACCAGGTTCTCACCCAGCCTTCAGTCACAGATGGCCGTGCTCTTTCCACTGGGGACTCTGCCCCCTCCCAGACCCGCACCTGTTGCTGTGTCATCTCGATACGTGGGGCGGCTCAAGCGCAAAAGTTTCTTCGCATGTATTCGGGCCGCCAGTGGCTGGATCCTCAGGGGACTTGGTTGCCGGGTCGCTGTTTTGTCCGCCGACTTAGACTACCTACTGAGGCATCAG gTTTGGACTCCTTTCCCTTCCAGACCCGGAAGGAGCTGCAGAGTCGGAAGGCCAAGAGTGAATCCTTTACTCTGGCTGACCTGAAACAGCTGCCAGAATTGAACCCCCCTGTGCTCATGCCCAATGGAAATGTGGGCACTCCACTTCGGATCTTTTTGGAGTTGATCCGGTCCTGCCGCCTACCTCCACGGATCATCACCCAGCTGCAGCTTCAGTTCCCAAAGACGGGTTCTTCCCGACACTATGGCAACGTACCATTCAGGTACGAGGACTCTGAAATGGTGGAACAGGAAGAACATGTGTACACAGCCGAGGGGGCCGAAATACCTCAGGGAACCTGCCTGAAAGACACACCAGCCAGCTTCATTGGAGAgccagaggaggaaggggagaaggaagaggaagaagagtcgCACTCAGATGAC GACGATGACCGGGGTGAGGAGTGGGAGCGGCATGAAGCGCTGCACGAGGATGTCACCAGGCAGGAGCGCACCACCGAGCGGCTCTTTGAGGAGGAGATTGAGCTCAAGTGGGAGAAGGGCGGCTCCGGCCTGGTGTTCTACACAGATGCCCAGTTTTggcaggaggaagaaggag ACTTTGACGAGCAGACGGCCGATGACTGGGACGTGGACATGAGTGTCTACTATGACCAAG ATGGGGGAGACAAGGATGCCCGGGACTCTGTCCGCATGCGCCTGGAGCGGAGACTCCGAGatggccaggaggatggctccttGGTGAAACGGCAGGTGGGCAACTTTGAGCGCCACACAAAG GGCATCGGACGGAGAGTGATGGAGCGCCAGGGCTGGGCTGAAGGCCAAGGCTTgggcagccagtgctcaggggtgcccgAGGCCCTGGATAGTGATGGCCAGCACCCCAGATGCAAGCGTGGATTGGG GTATCATGGAGAGAAGCTGCAGCCATTTGGGCAAATGAAGAAGTCCCGTGGAACAGGCTTGGGGCTCATCTCCACCATCTATGATGAACCCCTGCCCCAAGACCAAGGGGAGTCACTGCTCCGTCGCCAGCCACCCACTAGCATAAAGTTTCGGACAGAGATGGCTTTTGTGAGGAGTTCCAGCCGTGCCTGCGAAAGCCCTTCGGGGCCAGAATGA
- the NR0B2 gene encoding nuclear receptor subfamily 0 group B member 2 yields the protein MSKSQPGACPCQGATGRPAILYALLSPGLGAGPPSPLARSRCLCQQHRPVRLSTPHRTCQEALDVLGKTVVFLRNLPSFCQLPPQDRRRLLWGCWGPLFLLGLAQDTVTFEVAEAPVPSILKKILLEEPRSQLPEPPRPSLAAVRWLQCCLEAFWSLELSPKEYAYLKGTILFNPDLPGLHTSSHIGLLQQEAHQALCEVLETQHAAGQSRLARVLLTASTLKSISPSLLGDLFFRPIIGDIDIVGLLEDMLLLSRPAATQVETRCWLDGGWQC from the exons ATGAGCAAAAGCCAGCCAGGGGCCTGCCCGTGCCAGGGCGCCACAGGCCGCCCCGCCATTCTGTATGCGCTGCTGAGTCCCGGCCTCGGGgccgggccccccagccccctagccCGGAGCCGTTGTTTGTGCCAGCAGCACCGGCCTGTGCGACTGAGCACGCCCCACCGCACCTGCCAGGAGGCTCTGGACGTGCTGGGTAAGACGGTGGTCTTCCTCAGGAACCTGCCGTCCTTCTGCCAGCTGCCCCCTCAGGACCGACGGCGGTTACTGTGGGGCTGCTGGGGCCCCCTCTTTCTGCTGGGGTTGGCCCAAGACACTGTGACCTTCGAGGTGGCCGAGGCCCCGGTCCCCAGCATCCTCAAGAAGATCCTGCTGGAGGAGCCCCGCAGTCAGCTGCCCGAGCCACCCCGGCCCTCACTGGCCGCTGTGCGCTGGCTTCAGTGCTGCTTGGAGGCCTTCTGGAGTCTGGAGCTGAGCCCCAAGGAATATGCCTACCTGAAAGGGACCATCCTCTTCAACCCTG ACCTGCCAGGTCTCCACACCTCCTCCCACATCGGGCTCCTGCAGCAAGAGGCTCACCAGGCActgtgtgaggtcctggagaCCCAGCATGCAGCAGGCCAAAGCCGCCTGGCCCGTGTGCTCCTCACTGCCTCCACCCTCAAGTCCATCTCCCCCAGTCTGCTCGGGGACCTCTTCTTCCGCCCCATCATCGGAGACATTGACATTGTTGGCCTCCTTGAGGACATGCTTCTGCTGAGCCGACCTGCTGCCACCCAAGTAGAGACCAGGTGCTGGTTGGACGGCGGCTGGCAGTGCTGA